From one Lycium barbarum isolate Lr01 chromosome 6, ASM1917538v2, whole genome shotgun sequence genomic stretch:
- the LOC132599565 gene encoding protein NRT1/ PTR FAMILY 2.7-like — protein MESSVRDVDEAEMRSSSGPKKGGWITFPFIIATMAGLSLASGGWMINLIVYLIDEFNMKSIKAAKVYNVVNGLATLFPILGGIIADSFLGCFSVIWISSLISALGILLLLLTAAIDVLRPLPCDDGSSLCASLSKHQYAVLYVALALASLGVAGTRFTIAPMGANQFDKPKHQEVFFNWYIFAFYTSFAVSTTAIVYVEDNVSWAWGFGISMALNILGLVIFLSGKRFYRHVKEQGGSPFVNLARVLVAAIQKWRVPLSEQTQNYYHDPSDKITVTTSTIPTKFFKFLNCAAFITEGDTKSDGSISNPWRLCTVQQVEDLKSLIKLFPLWASGFLISTQLVIQTSLLILQALKMDRHMGPHFEIPASTMLVFILLFTCIAITIIDRLLYPFLAKYTSFSLTPLQRIGIGHVITVVSMAVSALVESRRLRLVKSHNLQGQNDAIVPMSVFWLVPQLALNGIGEGFHFPGHIGFYYQEFPASLKSTSTAMVALFIGIAYYLGNGLIDLVQRRSGWLPDNINDGRVDNVFWICCVLGSANFIYYLVFASLYKYKTVDDKPNDVPSK, from the exons ATGGAAAGTTCAGTAAGAGATGTTGATGAAGCAGAAATGCGGTCCTCTTCTGGTCCAAAAAAAGGTGGCTGGATAACCTTCCCCTTCATTATAG CAACCATGGCGGGCTTGTCACTTGCATCTGGAGGGTGGATGATCAACCTGATTGTTTATTTGATAGATGAATTCAACATGAAGAGCATCAAAGCTGCTAAAGTTTACAATGTGGTCAATGGCTTGGCCACCCTTTTCCCCATTCTTGGTGGAATAATAGCTGACTCTTTTCTTGGCTGTTTTTCTGTCATTTGGATTTCTTCTCTTATATCTGCTCTG GGTATATTGCTTCTACTATTGACAGCAGCAATTGATGTATTAAGACCTCTACCATGTGACGATGGATCCAGTCTCTGCGCAAGCCTGTCAAAACACCAGTACGCTGTATTATATGTGGCTCTGGCATTAGCATCTCTAGGGGTTGCGGGTACACGTTTTACAATTGCACCCATGGGAGCTAATCAATTTGATAAGCCGAAACATCAAGAAGTTTTCTTCAATTGGTACATATTCGCCTTTTACACGTCCTTTGCTGTAAGCACTACGGCCATCGTTTACGTGGAGGACAATGTCAGTTGGGCATGGGGTTTTGGTATCTCTATGGCTTTGAACATCCTTGGCTTGGTAATATTTCTCTCTGGGAAACGTTTTTATCGCCATGTTAAGGAACAAGGAGGCAGCCCTTTCGTCAACTTAGCACGTGTCCTAGTCGCTGCCATTCAGAAATGGAGAGTCCCTCTTTCGGAACAAACTCAAAACTACTACCATGATCCAAGTGACAAAATTACAGTAACAACTTCTACAATTCCAACCAAATTCTTCAA ATTCTTGAATTGTGCAGCTTTTATTACTGAGGGAGACACCAAATCAGACGGATCGATTAGTAACCCCTGGAGACTATGCACAGTGCAGCAAGTAGAAGACTTGAAAAGTTTGATCAAGCTTTTCCCTCTTTGGGCTAGTGGTTTTCTTATATCCACCCAACTAGTCATACAAACAAGCCTGCTAATTCTTCAAGCTCTCAAAATGGATCGCCATATGGGACCTCATTTCGAGATCCCAGCAAGTACTATGTTAGTCTTCATATTGCTATTTACTTGTATAGCCATAACTATCATTGACCGATTACTCTACCCTTTTCTAGCTAAATACACTAGCTTTTCTCTCACCCCTCTTCAGCGCATCGGAATAGGCCATGTAATAACTGTAGTTAGCATGGCTGTTTCCGCCCTGGTTGAGTCTAGGCGACTGAGACTCGTGAAATCTCACAATCTCCAAGGCCAAAATGATGCCATCGTTCCAATGTCAGTCTTCTGGCTAGTGCCACAGCTAGCTCTTAACGGAATCGGAGAAGGATTCCATTTTCCAGGACATATTGGATTTTATTACCAAGAATTTCCAGCATCCTTGAAGAGCACCTCGACTGCAATGGTTGCCCTTTTTATTGGTATCGCGTACTATTTGGGGAACGGGTTGATTGATCTGGTTCAACGACGATCAGGATGGCTGCCAGACAATATCAACGATGGAAGAGTGGATAACGTTTTCTGGATCTGTTGTGTCCTGGGATCAGCTAACTTCATTTACTACCTCGTGTTTGCATCCTTGTACAAGTATAAAACTGTGGATGACAAACCAAATGATGTGCCTAGTAAATGA
- the LOC132643819 gene encoding uncharacterized protein LOC132643819, which translates to MWKLQTKLKLLSRRLSQWSRDSIGDIHVQVNSCEAKMLILEDLDLNNNSPQDREELNKGYAKYIKWMGLQDSLMKQKARTNWFKEGDCNTNYFHKILRERRRRLHLYRIKNHRGNWIQGEDRIAKAATRNFKKCFNLNQVTRSREYLLNCIPNMIDAKENQMLIQIPEGAEIKAAIFSMSIESSTGPDGYNVIIDLSVLSGFVSGRLITENVMLAQEIIHDISKPNKGVIRLISNVWYTVIINGTRHGFFHSSQGLKQGDPLSPPLFIIAAEVLSRSLNKLNDHESFILFSMNKRGPHINHLAYADDIVIFCSGNSKSVKLIMKQITNYEKASGQLVNKEKSFFLTSIKTSPYRINRLRNCTDFMDKPFPFNYLGCPIYAGRKRIAYFDSMVTKVVKRMNGWQGKMLSFGGKVVLIKSVLQSLPTYTLSALNPLKTP; encoded by the exons ATGTGGAAGCTGCAAACCAAACTAAAACTGTTGAGTAGAAGACTAAGTCAATGGTCTAGAGATTCTATAGGGGACATCCATGTACAAGTTAACTCCTGTGAggccaaaatgcttattttagaAGATTTAGACCTCAACAATAATAGTCCTCAAGACAGGGAAGAACTCAACAAAGGCTATGCTAAGTACATTAAATGGATGGGATTACAAGACTCTTTAATGAAACAAAAGGCTAGAACCAACTGGTTTAAGGAAGGGGATTGTAACACCAACTATTTCCATAAAATTCTCAGAGAGAGAAGAAGAAGACTTCACCTCTATAGAATTAAGAATCACAGAGGTAACTGGATACAAGGTGAAGACAGGATTGCCAAGGCTGCTACCAGGAATTTCAAGAAATGTTTCAACCTTAACCAAGTTACAAGAAGTAGAGAATATCTCTTAAACTGCATCCCTAATATGATTGATGCTAAGGAAAATCAGATGCTTATTCAAATTCCCGAGGGAGCAGAAATTAAAGCAGCAATCTTTAGCATGAGTATAGAAAGCAGTACAGGTCCAGATGGATACAATG TGATTATAGACCTATCAGTCTTG AGTGGTTTTGTATCTGGCAGACTTATTACTGAAAATGTTATGTTGGCTCAAGAAATTATTCATGATATTTCAAAGCCTAATAAGGGTG TTATCAGACTTATCTCTAATGTCTGGTATACTGTAATTATTAATGGAACAAGACATGGATTTTTTCATTCTTCTCAAGGTTTAAAGCAAGGGGATCCCTTGTCCCCTCCTCTGTTTATCATTGCTGCTGAGGTTTTATCAAGATCTCTTAATAAACTGAATGATCATGAGAGTTTCATCCTTTTTTCAATGAATAAAAGAGGTCCTCATATTAATCACCTGGCTTATGCAGATGACATTGTCATTTTCTGTAGTGGCAATTCTAAATCTGTTAAGTTAATTATGAAACAAATCACCAACTATGAGAAAGCCTCGGGCCAAttggttaacaaagaaaaaaGTTTTTTCTTGACTAGTATTAAAACTAGTCCTTATAGAATTAACAGATTAAGAAATTGCACTGATTTCATGGACAAACCTTTTCCTTTCAACTATCTAGGTTGTCCTATTTATGCTGGAAGAAAAAGAATTGCCTACTTTGATTCTATGGTTACTAAAGTTGTTAAAAGAATGAATGGTTGGCAAGGGAAAATGCTGAGTTTTGGGGGAAAAGTGGTGCTCATCAAAAGTGTATTACAATCCTTGCCCACATACACTCTTTCTGCTCTGAATCCCCTAAAAACACCATGA